A window from Equus caballus isolate H_3958 breed thoroughbred chromosome 8, TB-T2T, whole genome shotgun sequence encodes these proteins:
- the TTR gene encoding transthyretin: protein MASHHLLLLCLAGLVFASEAGPAGAGESKCPLMVKVLDAVRGSPAANVDVKVFKKAADETWELFASGKTSEFGELHGLTTDEKFVEGIYKVELDTKSYWQSLGISPFHEYAEVVFTANDSGPRRYTIAALLSPYSYSTTALVSNPKE, encoded by the exons ATGGCTTCTCATCAcctgcttctcctctgcctcGCCGGACTGGTATTTGCATCTGAGGCTGGCCCCGCG GGCGCTGGTGAATCCAAGTGTCCTCTGATGGTCAAAGTCCTTGATGCTGTCCGAGGCAGTCCTGCTGCCAACGTGGATGTGAAAGTGTTCAAAAAGGCTGCTGATGAGACCTGGGAACTGTTCGCCTCTGG GAAAACCAGTGAATTTGGGGAGCTTCATGGGCTCACAACTGACGAGAAATTCGTAGAAGGGATATACAAAGTGGAATTAGACACCAAGTCCTACTGGCAGTCACTCGGCATTTCCCCTTTCCACGAATATGCGGAG GTGGTGTTCACAGCAAACGACTCTGGCCCCCGCCGCTACACCATCGCTGCTCTGCTCAGTCCCTACTCCTACTCCACCACAGCCCTCGTCAGCAACCCCAAGGAATGA